The genomic stretch ACCCTGACCCACGACGAGGTCAACGAGATCCACCGGGAATTCGCCGGCAAGCTGGCGGGAAAATTGCATCTAATTCAACGCTAAGGAGTATCGCCCATGAGTTTAAAGGATTTTGATAAACTGGAAGAAAAAATCAGCCGCATGGTGCACGGCTTGAAGGCGCTGCGCGAGGAAAACCAGAAATTGAAGAAGGAGCTGCACGCGATTCGGCAGGACTCTTCGCAGCGCGACGGCGAGAAGAACGAGATCAAGAAGAAGATCGCCGCTCTGATCGAGCTGGTCGATTCGATCGAGGAATAATGGCCAAGGAAGTGGAAGTCCAGATCACCGGCAAGCGGATCGTGTTCCAGCTGGCCGATGATGTCAAGGTCGACGAGTTCATGCGCGTGGTGGAATACGTCGAAAACAAAATCAATAAAATAAAAAGCAGGATGAATGAATTGGATTCCCAAAAGCTGGGACTGTTAACTTCGATAAACATCGCCCAAGATTTGTTTATCTTGAAGAAAGAAAACGAAAAGCTTGCGCAGATACTAGGCAGGATTGATACGTTGCTGGCGCCTGAAAGCGAGGATGGAAAGTTAACTGTCAGTTTGTCATCCTGAAAAGGAGAAGGACAATGGTCAACGGTGTCGTTTTTGTCATACTCGGAGTCTTACTCGGCGGCGGCGTCGTTTTTTTATTCAAGCGGATGATCTTCGCCGGTGAATACGCGAAGATTGCAGCCTACAAGTCCCAGCTGGAGAGCAAGAACCAGGAAGAGATGGCCCGCGCCAAAAAACAGTCCATGCTGGAGCTCAAGGAGGAATTCGCCGAATGGAAGAACGAGTACAATCGCAAGCACAATGAGAACATCACCCGCCTGAACGTCATGGAGAAGCGCCTGATCCAGAAAGAGGAGAACCTGGACAAGCGCTACAGCAACCTGGACAACAAGGAAAAGGAACTGAAGAAGAAAGAGCGCGAGCTGGACATCCAGGAAGAGGAAACCTCGTTCTTGAAGAACAAGGTGAACAAGCTGTACGAGGAGCAGAAGCAAAAGCTCGAAGATATCTCGGGGCTGACCGTCCAGGAAGCCAAGGAGATGATCGTCAAGCAGTACGAGGGCGAAGCCCGGCTCGAATCGGCGCAAAGACTGAAGCTGATCGATGAGGAATTGAAGAGCAAGAGCCAGCAAATGGCCAAGGATGCGATTTCCAACGCCGTCCAGCGCATCGCCTCCGAGCACGTGGTCTCCACGTCGGTGACGGTCATCGATCTGCCGTCGGACGAGATGAAGGGGCGCATCATCGGTCGGGAAGGCCGGAACATCCGGGCCCTGGAAACGGCCACCGGCGTCGATTTCATCGTCGACGACACGCCGGAAGCCATCCTGGTCTCCTCCTTCGATCCCATCCGCCGCGAGATCGCCAAGCAGACCATCGAGACGCTGATCGCCGACGGCCGCGAGATCGCCAAGCAGACCATCGAGACGCTGATCGCCGACGGGCGCATCCACCCGGCCCGTATCGAGGAGATCGTGGAGCGCATCAAGGGCAATTTCGATACCTACCTGCGCCGCGAAGGCGAGAGCGCGGTCCTCGAGCTCGGCATCAAGGAGATCAACCCCGAGCTCTACTTCTATCTCGGCAAGCTCAAGTTCCGCTCCTCCTTCGGCCAGAACGTCCTGGAGCATTCCAAGGACGTGGCCCTGATCGCCGCCATGCTGGCCCGCGAGATCGGGGTCAACGTCAATGTCTGCAAGCGGGCCGGCCTGCTGCACGACATCGGCAAGGCCATCGACCGCGAGACCGAGGGCACGCACACTTCTCTGTCGGTGGAGCTCACCAAGAAGTACGGCGAATCGGCCGCGGTTCAGGACGCCATCGCCTCGCACCACATGGATACCGAGTTCCATTCCCTCGAAGCCGTCCTGATCCAGGCCGCTGACAGCATCTCCGCCGCCCGGCCCGGTGCCCGGCGCGAGATCCTGGAAACCTACATCAAGCGGCTCGAAAAGCTGGAAGAGCTGAGCAAGTCCTTTGCCGGGGTGACCAAGGCCTACGCCCTTCAGGCCGGGCGCGAGATCCGCGTCATCGTCAACGCCAACGAGCTGGACGACAACCACACCTTCCTGATCTGCAAGGACATCGCCAGGAAGATCCAGGACGAGATGGAATACCCGGGGCAGATCAAGGTGTCGGTGATCCGCGAAGTCCGGGCGATCGAATATGCCAAGTAAGGCGGTGCGGCTGATCCTGATCGGGGACGTCGTCGGCCGCGGCGGCCGCAAGTTCGTCCAGGCGGTGCTGCCCCTGATCCGGGCCAAGTTCGCTCCCGACGTGGTCATAGCCAACGGCGAGAATTCGGCCGGGGGGCTGGGCGTGATCAAGCGCACGGCCGATGAGCTGTTCGAAGCTGGTATCAACGTCCTGACCGGCGGCAACCACATCTGGGACAAGAAGGAGGCGTTGGAGCTGCTCAAGACCGAACAGCGCATCCTCAGGCCGCTGAACTACCACGCCTCGACCCCAGGCAGCGGCGCCATGGTCTACAACACCGCGGCCGGGGACCCGGTGCTGATCGTCAGCCTGCAAGGAAGGGTGTTCATGGAGCCGTCGGTGGACAATCCCTTCCCGGCCATCGACGATTTTCTCAAGAAGAACAAGGTGCCGGTGGTATTGATCGATTTCCACGCCGAGGCCACGGCCGAAAAGCAGGCCATGGGTTTTTTCCTCGACGGCCGGGTCAGCGCCCTGCTGGGCACCCACACCCACGTGCCGACCGCCGACGCGCGCATCTTGGAGCGCGGCACGGCCTACCAGACCGATGTCGGCATGACCGGCTCCCTGGATTCGGTCATCGGCATGAAGCGCGAACCGATCATCAGCAAATTCTATGACGGCATCCACCAGAAATTCGAGGTGGCCCAGGGCAATCCGGTGCTGGACATGACCGTGGTCGACATCGATCCCAAGAGCGGCCGGGCGCTGCGCATCGAAGCCTGCCGCTACTACGAAGCCACCTATGGACAGCAGCTTGCCTGAAGAAAAGATCTTCAAGGTATCGGAACTGGTCCAGCTGCTCAAGCTGACGCTGGAGACCCAGTTCGCCTCCATCCAGGTGCTGGGCGAAGCGTCGGGGGTGGTCGTGGCCAGCTCCGGCCACCTGTATTTCACCCTGAAGGACGCCGCCGGTGCGATGAAGGTGGTCATGTTCCGCGGTCCGCTGCTGAAGAGCACGCTGAAAAAACTCGAGAACGGCCAGCAGGTCGTCGTGCGCGGAACGCTCTCGGTCTACCCGCTGCGCGGCGAGATGCAGATCATCGCCAGCGACATCCGCCTGCAGGGCATCGGCGATATTTTCCTCGCCCTGGAAAACCTGAAAAAAGCCTACGCTGAAAAAGGCTATTTCGACCCGCAGCGCAAGAAGCCCCTGCCGCTGCTGCCCGGCCGCATCGGCGTGGTCACCTCGCCGACCGGGGCGGCGGTGCGCGACATCGTGCGCATCCTGCGCCGCCGCTTCCCGGGCATCGCCATCATCATTTACCCGGCCAAGGTGCAGGGGGAGGGGGCCGCCGCCGAGATCGCCGCCGGCATCGATTACTTCAACACCGCCGTGGACGACCATGCCGCCCCAGCCGATCATGCCGTCGATGTTTTGATCGTCGGCCGCGGCGGGGGCAGCTACGAAGACTTGTGGGCCTTCAACGAAGCGCCGGTGGTCGAGGCCATTTTCCGCAGCCGCCTGCCGGTGATCTCGGCCGTCGGCCACGAGACCGATTTCACCATCGCCGATTTCGTCGCCGACCTGCGCGCCGCCACCCCCTCGGCCGCGGCCGAGCTGGTGGTGGGCAGGAAGGACGAGTTCCTCAACCGCATCGATTTCCTGCGCCACGCGCTGATGCGCCACATGGAAATGCGGCTGCATGAAAAAATAGCGCTGCTGGAGGAGCTGCGCAGCGACTCGGCCTTGGCCGAATTTCCCGGGCGCGTGCAGGAGCTGGCCCAGCGGCTGGACAGCGGCGAATTCTCCCTGGTCCGCCTGTTCCAGCAGTCGCACCACCGCGCCCTGGCGCAGTGGCACCGGGTGGCGCAGAGCTTTGCCGCCTGCGACATGGGCGCCGCGCTGAAAAATCGTGGCCTGCAGCTCCAGAACCTGCGCCTGCAGGTGTATTCCCGCTTTAACGAGAGGCTGCAGCAGCGCCGGGAGGGGATCGGGGTGCTGAATTCCAAGCTGGCCAGCATGAACCCGGAAAACGTCCTGGCCAAGGGCTATTCCATCACCACCGACCATGCCCGGCGCGTGGTCAAGGATGCGTCGCTGCTCACCGCCGAGGAGAGGATTTCCATCCGCTTCGCCCGCGGCCAAGCCAGCGCCAGGGTGATCAAGGAGTGAACCATGAAAAAAGAGACGCTCGACTTTGAAGCCGCGCTCAAAAAACTGGAAGCCATCGTG from Candidatus Aminicenantes bacterium encodes the following:
- a CDS encoding cell division protein ZapA, with product MAKEVEVQITGKRIVFQLADDVKVDEFMRVVEYVENKINKIKSRMNELDSQKLGLLTSINIAQDLFILKKENEKLAQILGRIDTLLAPESEDGKLTVSLSS
- a CDS encoding ribonuclease Y; the encoded protein is MVNGVVFVILGVLLGGGVVFLFKRMIFAGEYAKIAAYKSQLESKNQEEMARAKKQSMLELKEEFAEWKNEYNRKHNENITRLNVMEKRLIQKEENLDKRYSNLDNKEKELKKKERELDIQEEETSFLKNKVNKLYEEQKQKLEDISGLTVQEAKEMIVKQYEGEARLESAQRLKLIDEELKSKSQQMAKDAISNAVQRIASEHVVSTSVTVIDLPSDEMKGRIIGREGRNIRALETATGVDFIVDDTPEAILVSSFDPIRREIAKQTIETLIADGREIAKQTIETLIADGRIHPARIEEIVERIKGNFDTYLRREGESAVLELGIKEINPELYFYLGKLKFRSSFGQNVLEHSKDVALIAAMLAREIGVNVNVCKRAGLLHDIGKAIDRETEGTHTSLSVELTKKYGESAAVQDAIASHHMDTEFHSLEAVLIQAADSISAARPGARREILETYIKRLEKLEELSKSFAGVTKAYALQAGREIRVIVNANELDDNHTFLICKDIARKIQDEMEYPGQIKVSVIREVRAIEYAK
- a CDS encoding TIGR00282 family metallophosphoesterase produces the protein MPSKAVRLILIGDVVGRGGRKFVQAVLPLIRAKFAPDVVIANGENSAGGLGVIKRTADELFEAGINVLTGGNHIWDKKEALELLKTEQRILRPLNYHASTPGSGAMVYNTAAGDPVLIVSLQGRVFMEPSVDNPFPAIDDFLKKNKVPVVLIDFHAEATAEKQAMGFFLDGRVSALLGTHTHVPTADARILERGTAYQTDVGMTGSLDSVIGMKREPIISKFYDGIHQKFEVAQGNPVLDMTVVDIDPKSGRALRIEACRYYEATYGQQLA
- the xseA gene encoding exodeoxyribonuclease VII large subunit, whose translation is MDSSLPEEKIFKVSELVQLLKLTLETQFASIQVLGEASGVVVASSGHLYFTLKDAAGAMKVVMFRGPLLKSTLKKLENGQQVVVRGTLSVYPLRGEMQIIASDIRLQGIGDIFLALENLKKAYAEKGYFDPQRKKPLPLLPGRIGVVTSPTGAAVRDIVRILRRRFPGIAIIIYPAKVQGEGAAAEIAAGIDYFNTAVDDHAAPADHAVDVLIVGRGGGSYEDLWAFNEAPVVEAIFRSRLPVISAVGHETDFTIADFVADLRAATPSAAAELVVGRKDEFLNRIDFLRHALMRHMEMRLHEKIALLEELRSDSALAEFPGRVQELAQRLDSGEFSLVRLFQQSHHRALAQWHRVAQSFAACDMGAALKNRGLQLQNLRLQVYSRFNERLQQRREGIGVLNSKLASMNPENVLAKGYSITTDHARRVVKDASLLTAEERISIRFARGQASARVIKE